Proteins from one uncultured Cohaesibacter sp. genomic window:
- a CDS encoding autoinducer 2 ABC transporter substrate-binding protein, translating to MSKLNKLAMCALMVGTMFSGGQAVAQDDKEIVTVVKLLGETWFRRMDEGVKEYGEVTEGVTTKEIGPGKGDAAQQVRLVEDLIAKGVDAIAVVPFDPPMMEGALKRAMDRGITVITHEASNLKNTQVDMEAFDNDAFGAHFNDQIAKCMGEEGTWTSFVGSLGSLTHVQWADASAANAEEKYPNMKLVSAKNESFNDANTAYNKAKELLKKYPDIKGFQGGSAVDVIGIGRAIEEAGLTGKVCVYGIGMPTDTSRYLKSGAVTGISLWDPKDAGFIMNKIAHLVLNGEELKDGMDLGVPGYTNMKLKKGPGKGVLLVGQAWLDINKDNVDEYQF from the coding sequence ATGTCTAAACTTAACAAACTCGCAATGTGCGCCCTGATGGTGGGAACAATGTTCTCGGGAGGTCAGGCTGTTGCACAAGACGACAAGGAAATCGTTACCGTCGTCAAACTGCTCGGCGAAACCTGGTTCCGCCGCATGGATGAAGGTGTCAAGGAATATGGTGAAGTTACCGAAGGTGTAACCACCAAGGAAATCGGCCCGGGTAAGGGTGATGCAGCTCAGCAGGTCCGCCTGGTCGAAGACTTGATCGCAAAGGGCGTAGACGCCATTGCGGTCGTACCATTTGACCCGCCAATGATGGAAGGTGCCCTGAAGCGCGCCATGGACCGCGGCATCACCGTCATTACCCACGAAGCTTCCAACCTGAAAAACACCCAGGTCGACATGGAAGCGTTCGACAATGATGCCTTCGGCGCGCACTTCAACGACCAGATCGCCAAATGCATGGGCGAAGAAGGTACCTGGACATCTTTCGTTGGCTCGCTCGGCAGCCTGACTCACGTGCAGTGGGCTGATGCTTCTGCGGCAAATGCCGAAGAAAAATATCCGAATATGAAACTCGTCTCCGCAAAGAATGAGTCGTTCAACGATGCAAACACCGCTTATAACAAAGCCAAGGAACTTCTGAAAAAGTATCCTGACATCAAAGGCTTCCAGGGCGGTTCTGCTGTTGACGTGATCGGCATCGGTCGCGCCATCGAAGAAGCCGGGCTGACCGGTAAGGTTTGTGTCTATGGTATCGGTATGCCTACCGATACGAGCCGCTACCTCAAGAGTGGTGCTGTCACCGGCATCAGCCTTTGGGATCCGAAAGACGCCGGCTTCATCATGAACAAGATCGCGCATCTGGTTCTCAATGGTGAAGAACTCAAAGACGGCATGGATCTGGGCGTTCCTGGCTACACCAACATGAAACTGAAAAAAGGCCCGGGCAAAGGGGTTCTTCTTGTTGGTCAGGCTTGGCTCGATATCAACAAGGACAATGTCGACGAATATCAATTCTAA
- a CDS encoding sugar ABC transporter ATP-binding protein: MNSIGTIPKFSQVDAEASQDETPFLEVRGIHKRFGGVHALRGIDLCIHPGQIYHLMGENGCGKSTLIKIISGAQPADEGEILISGEKVSGLDPLGALRNGIETVYQDLSLLPNLTVTENIALSEQLVGADGKLSRSLDLGKLKETATRALKSVNLPTDARFCSTEVSRLPIATRQLIAIARAIASDAKLVIMDEPTAALTKREVDNLIEIVDQLRSRGVAVLFVTHKLDEVMSIGGHFIIMRDGEKVQEGDVAGHQKSDLSYWMTGRKIDVVRYRSTEIGEKDLLVVGGLKRRNAFADVSFSLAHGEIIGVTGLLDSGRNELARALAGVEPADGGSVVLDGKTIHLRRPVDAIKEQIGYVPEDRLSEGLFLTKPIQSNIIAQILDDLRDKFGMISKLRSKKMAERLVKDLQIVIANLDDPVQSLSGGNQQRVLIGRGLTIVPKVFVLHGPTVGVDVGSKDTIFRIIQKLASQGMGVIIVSDDLPELLQNCDRILVMRRGRVVETFEAENLEENTLYQAMVAENSTGKRS, translated from the coding sequence ATGAATAGCATAGGCACCATTCCCAAGTTTTCTCAGGTTGATGCGGAAGCATCTCAGGATGAAACGCCATTTCTGGAAGTCCGTGGGATCCATAAGCGCTTTGGCGGCGTCCATGCCCTGCGCGGTATAGATCTCTGCATCCATCCGGGTCAGATTTATCACCTCATGGGTGAAAATGGCTGCGGCAAGAGTACGCTCATCAAAATCATTTCAGGTGCGCAGCCTGCTGATGAGGGGGAGATCCTGATCAGCGGAGAAAAGGTTTCGGGGTTGGATCCTCTGGGCGCTCTGAGGAACGGCATTGAGACCGTGTATCAGGATCTGTCGCTCCTGCCAAACCTAACCGTCACCGAGAATATTGCCCTTTCGGAACAACTGGTGGGTGCCGATGGCAAGCTGTCGCGAAGCCTTGATCTTGGCAAATTGAAAGAAACAGCAACGCGGGCGCTCAAATCCGTGAATTTGCCGACGGACGCACGTTTCTGCTCGACGGAAGTCTCCAGGCTTCCCATCGCGACCCGGCAGTTGATCGCAATTGCACGCGCTATCGCTTCGGACGCAAAACTTGTGATCATGGATGAACCGACCGCAGCGCTGACCAAGCGCGAGGTCGACAATCTGATTGAAATTGTTGACCAGTTGCGCAGTCGCGGTGTCGCTGTCTTGTTCGTGACCCACAAACTTGATGAGGTCATGTCCATTGGTGGTCATTTCATTATCATGCGTGATGGCGAAAAGGTACAGGAAGGCGATGTTGCCGGACACCAGAAGAGCGATTTGAGCTACTGGATGACCGGGCGCAAGATTGATGTCGTGCGCTATCGCTCAACGGAGATCGGTGAAAAGGATCTGCTCGTTGTCGGTGGACTGAAACGGCGCAACGCCTTTGCGGACGTTTCCTTCTCTCTGGCTCATGGCGAGATCATCGGTGTTACGGGGTTGCTGGACTCTGGCCGCAACGAGCTGGCGCGCGCCCTGGCTGGCGTTGAACCGGCTGACGGGGGCTCGGTTGTGCTGGACGGCAAGACCATTCATCTGCGCCGACCGGTGGATGCCATTAAGGAACAGATCGGCTATGTGCCGGAGGATCGATTGTCTGAGGGACTGTTCCTGACCAAGCCCATTCAATCCAACATTATTGCCCAGATCCTTGACGACTTGCGCGACAAGTTCGGCATGATTAGCAAGTTGCGCAGCAAGAAAATGGCCGAGCGACTGGTCAAGGACCTTCAGATCGTGATCGCCAATCTCGATGATCCGGTTCAATCCCTTTCGGGTGGCAACCAGCAGCGCGTTCTGATCGGACGGGGCCTTACCATCGTGCCTAAGGTCTTCGTCTTGCACGGACCGACCGTTGGCGTTGATGTCGGGTCAAAGGATACAATTTTCCGCATCATTCAAAAGCTTGCCAGTCAGGGCATGGGCGTGATCATCGTCAGCGATGACCTGCCCGAGTTGCTTCAGAACTGCGACCGCATCCTCGTTATGCGTCGGGGCAGGGTGGTTGAAACATTCGAAGCGGAAAATTTGGAAGAAAATACCCTTTACCAGGCAATGGTAGCGGAAAATTCAACGGGGAAACGGTCATGA
- a CDS encoding ABC transporter permease, translating to MSDFTIDSINGEKSDSQISRIASWMIRYPPIFTLLLIVVVCVVIGTISPEFWQISNIFDIARASVVTGLFGLGFLVILAAGGIDMSFAAIAGLMMYWITTAVAAYMPWLPMPVIILMAALGGMIIGVGNGLLVHYLKAPALIVTIGTQYVIHGFLLTFIGTELFVNIPLSMENFGKAELMRVGTQSGSIAILPAYVLVLVVAALVTWWILNRTLMGRAIFAVGGSAGIAERLGYDHRKVQVFVFAYAGLLAGIAGVIHVASNRLANPFDLSGNELNVIAAVVLGGARITGGGGTVIGAMLGVVLITLVDNVLILAGIPSTWQTFVIGCFIILAGALFANSSNR from the coding sequence ATGAGTGATTTTACAATAGACAGCATCAACGGCGAGAAAAGCGACAGCCAGATCTCCCGTATTGCGAGCTGGATGATCCGCTATCCGCCGATATTCACTCTGCTCTTGATTGTGGTCGTCTGTGTCGTGATCGGTACGATATCTCCGGAATTCTGGCAGATTTCCAACATCTTCGATATTGCCCGTGCGTCTGTAGTAACAGGATTGTTCGGACTTGGCTTTCTGGTCATTCTGGCCGCTGGCGGCATCGATATGTCCTTTGCAGCCATTGCTGGTCTGATGATGTATTGGATCACTACAGCCGTTGCTGCCTATATGCCATGGCTGCCGATGCCGGTCATCATTCTGATGGCTGCTCTTGGGGGGATGATCATCGGTGTCGGCAACGGCCTGTTGGTACACTATCTCAAGGCTCCGGCACTTATCGTGACCATCGGAACGCAGTATGTGATCCATGGCTTCCTTCTGACTTTCATCGGCACGGAACTATTCGTCAACATTCCTCTCTCCATGGAGAATTTCGGTAAAGCCGAACTGATGCGGGTCGGCACACAAAGTGGCTCGATCGCCATTCTGCCAGCCTATGTTCTGGTACTGGTTGTTGCCGCTTTGGTCACATGGTGGATTTTGAACCGTACGCTGATGGGCCGCGCCATCTTTGCTGTCGGCGGCAGCGCAGGCATCGCCGAGCGACTCGGCTATGATCATCGTAAAGTGCAGGTTTTCGTCTTTGCCTATGCCGGACTTCTGGCTGGTATCGCGGGTGTTATCCATGTGGCGAGCAACCGTCTGGCAAACCCGTTCGATCTCTCCGGTAACGAGTTGAATGTGATTGCGGCCGTCGTTCTGGGCGGAGCGCGGATCACCGGCGGTGGCGGCACGGTTATCGGCGCCATGCTCGGGGTCGTGTTGATCACGCTGGTTGACAATGTCCTCATTCTGGCTGGCATCCCGAGCACTTGGCAAACGTTTGTTATCGGATGTTTCATCATCCTGGCCGGGGCTCTTTTCGCCAACTCGTCAAACCGGTGA
- a CDS encoding sugar kinase, with amino-acid sequence MAFDVSVVGLYILDILGRPVEEIPPGGQLRFIDEIRLTVAGTAGGSAIDCAKLGLNTRAVGAIGDDEKGDFILHTLTGFGVDIAEMRKLTGVPTSSTILNVRPNGDRPALHRRGASDELSLGEKDYPAILDAKFVHVGGMPLLAKLDGAPTTALLKAAKGAGCQTTFDLLSATAETLDVLKPSLPFVDYFVPSIEDAEAMCGLSVPEDAAKFFLDAGATNCCLTMGGDGCIVATQDTMFRLPAFDIDVKDTTGCGDAFTAGLIAGLNHGWDIEKAARFASACGALVSTGLGSDAGIVSFEETEKLMNSAPTLPMAS; translated from the coding sequence ATGGCTTTTGATGTAAGTGTGGTTGGACTGTATATTCTGGATATCCTTGGCCGACCCGTAGAAGAAATCCCACCGGGAGGACAGCTACGCTTCATCGACGAGATTCGTTTGACTGTCGCTGGAACGGCGGGAGGATCGGCAATCGATTGTGCTAAACTCGGGCTCAATACCCGCGCGGTTGGTGCCATCGGTGATGACGAAAAGGGCGATTTCATTCTGCACACACTGACCGGCTTCGGCGTCGATATCGCCGAAATGCGCAAGCTAACCGGTGTGCCCACATCGTCCACAATTCTCAATGTTCGGCCCAACGGCGACCGTCCGGCATTGCATCGCCGTGGTGCATCCGATGAGCTGAGCCTTGGCGAAAAGGACTATCCGGCCATTCTGGATGCCAAATTTGTGCATGTCGGCGGTATGCCTCTGCTAGCCAAACTGGACGGCGCTCCGACTACAGCATTGCTGAAAGCGGCCAAGGGAGCCGGATGTCAGACGACATTTGACCTTTTGTCCGCTACAGCTGAAACGCTGGATGTGCTCAAGCCATCGCTACCATTTGTCGATTATTTCGTTCCCAGCATCGAAGATGCCGAAGCCATGTGTGGCCTGAGCGTTCCTGAAGATGCCGCAAAATTCTTCCTTGATGCCGGGGCTACCAATTGCTGTCTGACCATGGGCGGAGACGGTTGCATTGTGGCGACACAGGACACCATGTTCCGGCTGCCTGCTTTTGATATTGACGTCAAGGATACGACCGGCTGCGGCGATGCCTTCACGGCAGGTCTGATTGCAGGTCTTAATCACGGTTGGGATATCGAAAAGGCAGCACGATTTGCTTCGGCATGTGGCGCATTGGTGTCCACTGGCCTTGGATCGGACGCGGGTATCGTCAGCTTTGAAGAAACCGAAAAACTCATGAATTCGGCCCCCACTTTGCCAATGGCCAGCTGA
- a CDS encoding class II aldolase/adducin family protein: protein MEELELRQEMVAACRRMNDIGLNQGTSGNISARSGDKILITPTSLPYDEMEAEDIVAMDADGNFEGARKPSSEWRFHHDILTNRLDVDAVMHCHSTHATALACHQMGIQSFHYMVAVAGGNDIRCAPYATFGTQALSDSALEALEGRKACLLGQHGQIALGGTIKQAFALAIEVETLAHMYITARQMGEPPVLSSEEMVRVMNQMKQMQYGVTRSQQ from the coding sequence ATGGAAGAATTAGAGCTGCGGCAAGAGATGGTTGCGGCATGTCGACGAATGAATGACATTGGCCTCAATCAGGGAACATCAGGAAACATTTCAGCCCGGAGCGGTGACAAGATCCTGATAACGCCAACCTCGTTGCCGTATGACGAAATGGAAGCCGAAGACATCGTTGCGATGGATGCGGATGGCAATTTTGAAGGTGCCCGCAAACCCTCATCAGAGTGGCGTTTCCATCACGATATTCTCACCAATCGCCTTGATGTGGATGCGGTAATGCATTGCCATTCGACGCATGCCACAGCGCTCGCTTGCCACCAGATGGGCATCCAGAGTTTTCACTATATGGTCGCGGTTGCTGGCGGCAACGATATCCGTTGTGCCCCATACGCAACATTCGGCACGCAGGCTCTTTCGGATTCTGCTCTAGAAGCGCTCGAAGGACGCAAGGCCTGCCTCTTGGGCCAGCATGGTCAGATTGCTCTGGGTGGCACCATAAAGCAGGCGTTTGCTCTGGCGATCGAGGTGGAAACACTCGCACACATGTATATCACCGCACGCCAGATGGGTGAACCACCGGTTCTCTCGAGTGAAGAGATGGTGCGCGTCATGAACCAAATGAAACAGATGCAATATGGGGTGACCAGAAGCCAGCAGTAG
- a CDS encoding dihydroxyacetone kinase subunit DhaK, with protein sequence MNRIFNNPDFVVEDAVRGYLKAHPDILAATENARVLRRPLAPQKDKVGIVTGGGSGHEPAFLGYVGDGMVDAVAVGEIFSSPSAKAFHDAFVAADGGRGVACLYGNYAGDNMNVKLAVKQAAKHDLTVKTVVANDDVPSAPKDEIKKRRGVAGEILMWKVGGARADEGADLDEVIASAQKAIDATRSIGIGLSPCTIPAVGKPNFSIEDGHMEVGIGHHGEPGVAVMPIKPASEIADLMLDHILPDLPFENDDDVALLVSGLGATPIMELYILYDRLAEVLQARGMNTRHLFIGNYFTSLEMQGVTLTMMRLDSELDRLLSAPARSLGLTRI encoded by the coding sequence ATGAACCGGATCTTTAACAATCCCGATTTCGTCGTGGAAGATGCTGTCCGCGGCTATTTGAAAGCCCACCCGGATATTCTTGCGGCCACTGAGAATGCGCGCGTGTTGCGGCGTCCGCTTGCCCCGCAAAAGGACAAGGTCGGTATCGTAACGGGTGGTGGGTCTGGCCATGAGCCGGCCTTTCTGGGATATGTTGGCGATGGCATGGTGGATGCCGTTGCTGTTGGAGAAATCTTTTCCTCACCGTCCGCCAAAGCCTTCCATGATGCCTTCGTTGCTGCTGATGGCGGGCGAGGCGTTGCTTGCCTCTATGGCAACTATGCGGGCGACAACATGAATGTGAAGCTTGCCGTCAAACAGGCCGCAAAACATGACCTGACCGTCAAGACGGTTGTGGCCAATGATGACGTTCCATCCGCTCCCAAGGATGAAATCAAGAAGCGGCGTGGTGTGGCTGGCGAAATCCTCATGTGGAAGGTAGGCGGTGCCCGCGCAGATGAAGGCGCAGATCTGGACGAAGTGATTGCCTCTGCCCAGAAGGCCATAGACGCGACCCGTAGCATCGGCATCGGCCTTTCACCCTGCACCATTCCCGCAGTTGGCAAGCCCAATTTCTCCATCGAAGACGGGCATATGGAAGTCGGCATCGGGCACCATGGTGAACCGGGTGTAGCCGTTATGCCAATCAAACCGGCAAGCGAAATCGCCGACCTGATGCTTGACCACATCCTGCCTGATCTGCCGTTTGAAAATGATGATGACGTTGCCTTGCTGGTTTCCGGACTTGGTGCCACCCCCATCATGGAGCTTTATATTCTCTATGATCGGCTGGCGGAGGTGCTACAAGCCCGTGGCATGAACACGCGTCATCTCTTCATTGGCAATTATTTCACTTCACTTGAAATGCAGGGCGTCACCCTGACGATGATGCGGCTGGACAGTGAGCTTGACCGTCTGTTGTCAGCACCTGCACGTTCTCTTGGCCTGACGAGGATATAA
- the dhaL gene encoding dihydroxyacetone kinase subunit DhaL has protein sequence MTASIAIKDAGGLVVELIEAINANRGWLSEIDGAIGDGDHGINMSKGFTAAGAKLGDPLPSLPDALNTLSETLIEDLGGSMGPLYGYLFSSMADELEDQERLDAEVFAKMMHAAFEGVKEIGSADVGDKTLLDALYPATEAFDEAWRSGKDFAESLDTMSAAAEKGRDATVDMVAKVGRASRLGERSRGVLDAGATSCCLILQTLAKGIKQRMEG, from the coding sequence ATGACTGCATCCATTGCTATAAAGGACGCTGGCGGCCTGGTCGTTGAACTCATTGAGGCGATCAATGCCAACCGTGGCTGGCTTTCCGAGATTGACGGTGCCATCGGCGATGGCGACCATGGCATCAACATGAGCAAAGGCTTCACGGCAGCCGGCGCAAAGTTGGGCGATCCGTTGCCTTCCTTGCCTGATGCCCTCAATACCCTCAGCGAAACCCTGATCGAAGATCTGGGCGGTTCCATGGGGCCGCTCTATGGCTATCTCTTCTCGAGTATGGCTGATGAGCTGGAAGATCAGGAAAGGCTTGATGCCGAGGTCTTTGCCAAAATGATGCATGCAGCCTTTGAGGGCGTCAAGGAAATCGGCTCGGCGGATGTCGGTGACAAGACCCTTCTTGATGCGCTTTATCCGGCAACAGAGGCCTTTGATGAAGCATGGCGTTCCGGCAAAGATTTTGCTGAAAGCCTAGATACGATGTCAGCTGCCGCCGAAAAGGGGCGTGACGCCACGGTCGATATGGTGGCCAAGGTCGGGCGCGCCTCGCGCCTTGGTGAACGCTCTCGCGGCGTTTTGGATGCCGGTGCGACCTCTTGTTGTCTCATCCTGCAAACTCTTGCAAAGGGCATCAAGCAGCGCATGGAAGGCTGA
- the fsa gene encoding fructose-6-phosphate aldolase has product MKFFVDTAIIEDIVELNDYGLLDGVTTNPSLIAKSGRDFKEVIAEICGVISGPVSAEVASMDFDTMMAEADCLSKIASNVVIKLPLTLDGLKACRTLTDKGIKTNVTLCFAANQALLAAKAGATYISPFIGRLDDLNLDGMDLIREIRAIYDNYDFKTEILAASIRSANHVKEAALAGADVATIPPSVIKSLANHALTDKGLDQFSKDWAATGQSIL; this is encoded by the coding sequence ATGAAATTTTTCGTCGATACCGCAATCATTGAGGATATTGTCGAGCTTAATGACTATGGTCTGCTCGATGGTGTCACAACCAACCCGAGCCTGATTGCCAAATCGGGCCGGGATTTCAAGGAAGTTATCGCTGAAATCTGTGGTGTGATTAGCGGACCGGTTTCCGCTGAAGTCGCCTCCATGGATTTTGATACCATGATGGCGGAAGCCGATTGCCTGAGCAAAATCGCCTCCAACGTCGTGATCAAGCTGCCGCTTACGCTTGATGGCCTCAAAGCCTGCCGTACGCTGACCGACAAGGGCATCAAGACCAATGTTACCCTTTGCTTTGCAGCCAATCAGGCCCTCTTGGCCGCCAAGGCCGGAGCAACTTACATTTCGCCGTTCATCGGTCGTCTGGATGATCTCAATCTGGATGGCATGGATCTTATCCGCGAGATCCGCGCTATCTATGACAATTACGACTTCAAGACCGAAATCCTCGCAGCATCCATTCGCTCGGCCAATCATGTGAAGGAAGCTGCATTGGCAGGCGCTGACGTGGCCACCATTCCACCATCCGTCATCAAGAGCCTGGCAAATCATGCTTTGACGGACAAAGGCCTTGATCAGTTTTCCAAAGATTGGGCTGCGACAGGTCAATCCATCCTGTGA
- the tkt gene encoding transketolase: protein MSAYSSKRALEHARRDALTFSLANCIRALSIDAVEAANSGHPGAPMGMADAATILYKNHLKFDASAPDWPDRDRVVLSNGHASAMLYSLLHLTGYEDMTKDQLRNFRQMGAITAGHPEYGHAKGIETTTGPLGQGIASAVGMALAEQIMAKDFGEDLVDHHTYVFMGDGCLEEGIGQEAISLAGHLGLGKLIVLYDDNGITIDGPTSVSFSDNIPKRLSACGWHVQSCDGHDAASIDAALTLAKATTDKPSLIAMKTVIGLGSPNKAGTESCHGSPLGPEEAAAAKAALDWTAEPFEIPGNLLQEWRIIGSKGKEARLVWESRLAQADDALQAEFLRRTARTLPAEFKGAVADARKALFDKPQKVATRKASQMALEALAPVLPELIGGSADLTGSNLTRVPAVDSQFKKGEPGRYIGYGVREFAMAAAMNGMMAHGGIIPYGGTFMVFSDYARNAIRLSALMGIGTIYVMTHDSIGLGEDGPTHQPVEHLASLRAMPNLLTFRPADALETLECWELAIRNRNRPSLLALSRQAVPQLRLEENSQNLAARGAYILRHVGDGERALTLLATGTEVSLALEAAEKLAKDKGIAVAVVSMPSWELFKEQDADYRASVLGTCPRIAVEAAAKFGWATFVGDEDNVIGMDSFGASAPAEELYEAFGITSDAIIARASKLLGL, encoded by the coding sequence ATGTCTGCCTATTCTTCAAAGAGAGCACTTGAACACGCACGCCGCGATGCATTGACCTTTTCTCTGGCCAACTGCATTCGCGCTCTGAGCATTGACGCCGTGGAGGCCGCCAATTCAGGCCATCCCGGAGCGCCCATGGGCATGGCTGATGCGGCAACGATACTCTATAAAAACCATCTCAAATTCGATGCCTCCGCGCCTGATTGGCCAGATCGCGATCGAGTCGTGCTTTCCAATGGCCACGCCTCGGCCATGCTCTATAGCTTGCTGCATCTGACCGGTTATGAGGACATGACCAAAGACCAGCTCCGCAATTTCCGTCAGATGGGGGCCATTACGGCAGGCCATCCTGAATATGGCCACGCCAAGGGCATAGAAACCACCACAGGTCCGCTTGGTCAGGGCATTGCCAGCGCCGTGGGCATGGCCCTCGCCGAACAGATCATGGCCAAGGACTTCGGGGAAGATCTTGTCGATCATCATACCTATGTGTTCATGGGGGACGGCTGCCTGGAGGAAGGGATCGGACAAGAAGCCATTTCCCTTGCGGGGCATCTTGGCCTTGGCAAACTGATCGTACTTTATGACGACAACGGCATCACCATTGACGGCCCGACATCGGTTTCCTTTTCCGATAATATTCCCAAGCGACTGTCTGCCTGCGGCTGGCATGTCCAGAGTTGTGATGGACATGATGCAGCCTCTATCGATGCAGCCCTGACCCTTGCCAAGGCAACCACAGACAAGCCGTCCCTGATCGCCATGAAGACGGTGATTGGGCTTGGATCGCCAAACAAGGCTGGTACAGAATCCTGCCACGGTTCTCCTCTTGGCCCCGAAGAAGCAGCGGCAGCCAAGGCGGCGCTTGACTGGACAGCAGAGCCCTTTGAAATCCCGGGCAATCTGTTGCAGGAATGGCGGATCATCGGCTCCAAGGGCAAGGAGGCTCGGCTGGTATGGGAAAGTCGTCTGGCACAAGCTGACGATGCTCTACAAGCTGAATTTCTGCGCCGCACAGCCCGCACTCTGCCCGCCGAGTTCAAGGGCGCCGTAGCAGACGCGCGTAAGGCCCTCTTTGACAAGCCACAAAAGGTCGCCACCCGCAAAGCCAGCCAGATGGCTCTTGAGGCGCTGGCGCCTGTATTGCCGGAATTGATTGGGGGATCAGCCGACCTGACCGGCTCCAACCTGACGCGCGTACCTGCTGTCGACAGCCAGTTCAAAAAAGGCGAACCCGGCCGCTATATTGGCTATGGCGTGCGTGAATTTGCCATGGCCGCAGCCATGAATGGCATGATGGCGCATGGTGGCATCATACCCTATGGCGGCACTTTCATGGTCTTTTCCGATTATGCCCGCAACGCCATACGCCTGTCTGCCCTCATGGGGATCGGCACCATCTATGTGATGACACATGATTCCATCGGCCTTGGTGAAGACGGCCCAACCCACCAGCCGGTGGAGCATCTGGCCTCTTTGCGTGCCATGCCTAACCTGTTGACCTTCCGGCCTGCGGATGCGCTTGAAACGCTGGAATGCTGGGAGTTGGCCATTCGTAATCGTAACCGGCCTTCGCTTTTGGCTTTGTCCCGTCAGGCCGTACCACAGCTACGCCTCGAAGAAAACAGTCAAAATCTTGCCGCACGCGGGGCCTATATTCTCAGGCATGTCGGTGACGGCGAACGCGCCCTGACGCTGCTTGCGACAGGCACCGAAGTCAGCCTTGCACTGGAAGCGGCTGAAAAGCTTGCCAAAGACAAGGGCATCGCCGTGGCGGTGGTCTCCATGCCAAGCTGGGAGCTTTTCAAGGAGCAGGATGCCGACTATCGCGCCAGCGTTCTTGGCACTTGCCCGCGTATTGCAGTGGAAGCGGCTGCGAAATTCGGCTGGGCCACCTTCGTTGGTGACGAAGACAATGTCATAGGAATGGACAGCTTCGGCGCTTCCGCTCCGGCAGAAGAACTGTACGAGGCATTTGGCATAACAAGCGACGCCATCATCGCGCGCGCCAGTAAGCTCCTCGGACTGTAA
- a CDS encoding DeoR/GlpR family DNA-binding transcription regulator, giving the protein MKREDRQKAIMDLLVTQGEVEVDKLSEQFVVSKMTIHRDLDDLESEGMIRKIRGGATIESGTRFESDFRYRERQSQGAKMAMAEVALSLIDPGMTVMVNDGSMAAFLGKYLPRKRPLTVITNNAAILDSLRAESGIALISLGGSYSSKFNAYFGSLTETCLANLRADISFISTPAISGLEVFHMDDVVVKSKRAMMRSGTKRCLLVNHARFDHTALHKLADLDEFDHIITDTAPSADALSAIEGAGLSLTIADAAKGEGA; this is encoded by the coding sequence ATGAAGCGCGAGGACCGTCAAAAGGCGATCATGGACCTTCTGGTCACCCAGGGTGAGGTTGAGGTCGACAAACTGTCAGAGCAGTTTGTTGTCTCCAAAATGACCATTCATCGCGATCTGGATGATCTGGAATCCGAAGGCATGATCCGTAAGATCCGCGGTGGCGCGACCATTGAGTCTGGCACCCGCTTTGAAAGCGACTTCAGATATCGTGAAAGACAAAGCCAGGGCGCGAAAATGGCCATGGCAGAAGTCGCCTTGAGCCTGATTGATCCGGGCATGACCGTCATGGTCAACGATGGCTCAATGGCTGCATTTCTGGGCAAATATCTGCCAAGAAAACGCCCGTTGACTGTGATTACCAACAATGCCGCGATTTTGGATTCTCTCAGGGCAGAATCCGGCATTGCGCTGATCTCGCTTGGGGGAAGCTATTCGAGCAAATTCAACGCCTATTTCGGCAGTTTGACAGAAACTTGTCTAGCCAATCTGCGCGCGGATATTTCCTTCATCTCCACGCCTGCAATTTCCGGGCTTGAAGTCTTTCACATGGATGATGTGGTGGTCAAAAGCAAACGCGCCATGATGCGTTCGGGCACCAAGCGCTGTCTGCTGGTCAATCACGCGCGCTTTGATCACACTGCCCTGCACAAACTCGCTGACCTGGACGAGTTCGATCACATTATAACAGATACGGCGCCCTCTGCTGATGCCTTGTCTGCTATCGAGGGAGCCGGCCTCAGTTTGACAATTGCTGATGCGGCAAAAGGGGAGGGTGCATGA